DNA sequence from the Pectinophora gossypiella chromosome 12, ilPecGoss1.1, whole genome shotgun sequence genome:
TTGCGTTGTAGACGTGCCTTTGGTTTTGcattcatacaagaccattatcCCGGCTCCAAGGGGGACAGACAGAGTCATGtcctctgccctccactgggacAAATTCTGTTCGGCGTGTCCTTGCTTACGAGGGTGAGCGTCTCTttcttcagtaggccggagtaagaTAGTAGCTGAGTTGGGATCgggacccagacctacagggtataacgtagaacccttgccaaaggatacgggtgaagacctcaacggttgcagaggcgaagatagGAGCAATCGGcccggcaatgcaggacggaaggggcaagtcacagggactgtaacctggaacgtGACAGAGGGCACCAGTaagtgtcagtactattcaggggCGGAGGAccagagtcctagtacggctttgaaatagactactctgggcgccatcccgctCGCCTCAGAcagcggaaagcaagagggaaaccaccgccgtatttttccctaaaaaagtagcatggaaaatgctacaccgacaagagcgtggctcttgaatcaGTGATGTGATGAGAATTACCTCAGACtcttggcattaactacttggcctaaCAACTGACattatgtatacgtatatttGTGTGTGACTTAAGACTAATATCCACAATACTAAACTCTATAGAAAAGTAACAATCACAGATCTACCTACTTTTCCTTCCCTCTGAATAGAATTACTGGAAGCATAATATTTCCCACTGTACATCTCTGGATGTACTTTTCCTGTAGTTCTATACAAATGGAATAAAACGATTGATAACATTAACTAATCAGTAAAAAGTGAAGGGAGTATTATCGTAAGAATTCTCGAGTAATTGCTACTGCGTATGGAATACCAAATATACAAGGAAAATGATATGAAAATCCCCTTCGCTTAGGAAAACGTTTGAGCTAATACGTACTGCTCTGAGGCACGAGCTAAACGTGTTCCagcaggtaggtaggtacatgacGCAAACACCGTTAAACGTCGTCGACTTATTCTCACATAAACATTCAGCTATTACGAAAATTATAAGGAAAATCCCCTATAGCCAAACTTCCATAGAACACAAAAAACTTGATTCTAATGTTAATTATAGGACAAGAACAAAACAATGAActacaaaaacaataatatttgtttataataacaaacgCGATCATCTAAAACTTTGTAACTTTTATATCCGTTTATTACGACAAAAAATGAatagttaaaatatttctttatacttaattgacaaaaaagtttatttttataacaattaaaatgaatttcgtgttttttaaAGACGCACGAGTAATAACCCGAAacgaattaaattttatttaattaatatctttAAAGTGTGAATTTATAAGGTTGTTTTTTCCTTGAACATGATTTGAGCATAAAGTTTTACCGCGAGCTTTTTATGGGGTTTCCTTTCGTTTGGTCACGATCGTCGTGGCGACGTTCAGTGTCGTCACAGACGGGGAGCTGACTTATATTATAGAGCTAAGGAGACACGCACCAATGTGAGTTGAGGTGCAGCGCAGAGCACTTGCCTGTGGTCACTCTCTGAAAACGTCAAATTCTAGCCGTTTTGTGTGTTCAAAAGTATTTTCATTGAGTTAAAAATCAAAAAGGATTACCACAAAAGTAAGTTTACAAttatactttgtttaattaattaatcatttacaattaatgtatatttataataatattattaaatacttttattattatttgggaaTAACGAGACttattactggcaataaatttattttattgttattcctATTAAAATGGATGATTCTGAACTTATTTATAtgattattttgtgttttctgtCTCATTTAAACCGTACTTTCAAACTTTCAAAGCGTGAAAATCCGGTTCAGtcatggtaggtacctactacgttTCTCTAGTACTTAGGTAATATTTCAGCTTCTTACTGAAAATTTACTTTGAAAATCTTTGTCGTATGCGATTGTAATAGttgcaaattaataataataaataaaaataagtagatCATTCATTCCATAATTCGATATAatgcttttaaattataattttctagGGAAGGCGTCCGTTGTTTATTATGGCTAGAATTTCTTCGTTTTAATGGTTATTTGCTAATACTAACTAGGTccttacgtttttcttgttagGCATTGTTGTTTACGGATTAAATAATCCGTTTAAAATGATAAAGCTGGTGCGGAACCAATCAATTAAATGCTTGTAGGTTCGTACAgattatatttgtaagaatagttaaaaagatgatttagttttgtgcaataaagtatatttgatttgatgattcTTCAAGgcaaaattgatttttgatttctcTGGCCAAAGCTACGCCcaaataatgaaatataaacatAAGATATAAGGCCAACATAAGTCCTACTGCTAGGCAcatgcctcccttcaatcaGCTGATAGGGGGTAGGTACGAAGCTTTACCACGCAAATCATAGATaacaaaagtaacaaaaaaaaatcatttatttaggcGATACAATATTGACAAATCTCATGTGCTGCTTTAATTTCAATGtacaaataaaacttaaatgttttgaaagaataagattattaagtacctatttttactAATTACTAATTAACAAGAATGTGTAATTCTGTAATGAGGCGCAAATATGAACCAGAAGTCAAGGGtcttccgtttttccttttaaatGCCAACGTCTGTCATTAAAAGATTATTTACAAAAGATTAATGTTTGTTTGTACATTtcctacaaaaaaataagtggCACAGGAAATGATCCCAATTTGGCAAATTGCGATACAAGGTGACCTATGTTGCTTTAACCGCATGATTGACCCATGACTTCCAATTTTAACGCAATTTAGAGACATTATTTcatcattaattattatctgTTTAACAAGGATATAATCTCTTGAACTAAGCGTAGACAAGGTCCATCCTTCATATCGGCATAACTCAAGTCATGATAAACGACAAAAGTAGcactttgtaatttatttataagagagGAATGTGAACAGCTGGAGCATGCAATCCTCAAAATTCCAGATGACATCGAATTACGGGCCAAAAAGTCCGAAAATGGTGTCTGAAATAATGATTTATTGAGTAAAGCATTTCTCCCGAAATTGCGCTTAATGACAGAGTAGAGGGTGAATGGCCTCCCAGTGTAGTTTTCCACCGTTATACGAGTACGaaattgtaggtacttagtacctacttattgatgCATCTCTTCGTCGTGCTCATTGCCGCCGCCGGTCCAATCGACCCTTGGAAGCCAACACACTGAAATTACTCTCCGCTCTATATTCATTTCTGTCgatattttaagtacttatcagTATTTTATTCGCTACAGCTTTACAAAAGCGCTGTTTATAATTactttagtaagtatattatattctggaatattttgtattgtatgatttatgGTTCAAATCGATGTTAGAACAAgtctatttataactttttgcTAATTATTCGTTGATTTCCTTATCGACGACACATAGGTCATCATACAGGCAGCATTATCATTGTCTCCAAAAATTGATGTATATAGGTactcaattaaaaataatttaaattataccaGATATATCTGGTTTAGGGGTATTTCTGTGGCGATAACAAATAGATAATGAATATGTTTGGTCATATTTTTCCCCGTTGCTAAATTCATaactaaaacttttttttataaagacctGGAAACATTGTTAGGTACAGTTTCATTAGTCGATACTGTAGTAATTagtttattaagaaaaaatattattatcttccCATGGCGACcgttttcataaaataataatagtattactTTTAATACTTTACTTATTAAAAGATgcctttcatatttatttttagacagGTTAGCCtcaagcatagaataaataataatattacatcaAGGTTTGACTGTCTGATCTGGACCTGTTTTGCAAAAACTTTCCATGATACGAGAGAAAACAGCGAATTTTGGTAATGTTATTCTAAAATGGTTTAGCCACATTCGCTCACAATTTAATACTTACACGAATAAATTGTACATACTTAAATACTTGAAAAACTTATTTAACTTAGTTAACGTTTGCCTATATTTTCTATGAAAACAATTaactaaaatataatctaaCCGGATGAAGTTTCACAATATTTGTTTGAAGGACTTTTGATTACTTACAAAGATTTTAAACACTTACCAAGCAGCAGTACAAATCAGGACCTAAAATAAAACATCCGGAAATTGTTTAACGGTAAATAAACCAAGTGCACTGAAGGGTTGAGGTTGAGCAATGGCCAAGATCACGCTTATCACCCGGAGGCTCGACTGCACTGATAAGATGGTTTGGTAGACCGTCAGACAACACGCCTCGCGTATCAAACCCTCAAGGGTCACAGGCTATCAACTATCATTCGCAATTAAATTCGAGTACAAAGTTTACAGCTTTAACATCAACATCTTTCTGGAAACATTTTTTGAAAGATAACAGCACGTCCCGTATTTAGATACCTACTAGGTTTGATTTAAAATGTTCCGCCGCGTCAGTCTTGCACCCTAAGGGCTGCATTATAAAAGAAAAGTTTGTGCACATCTTTCTAGGCCTAGCagttgtataaatattaaaatacagaCAGAGAGATTGACCtttttaacatgatggacaattgatATGGGCGTCGACGAATACCCTTGTATCATATTAGCCATCATAGGACTTCGTAACAGccgtgactgcaagttgtctttgattacttgtagctctgcttACCCAATTAGAGGGTTAATTGACAGTGTACAGTGTACGAGGTAATTAAAAAACAGTAAATTTAAACGAATAGGCCTGTTTTATCGACGTTCCTTGAATTGTAGTTTGtgtctcatcatcaccagcccattaacgtccccactgctggggcaccggccttccctatggatggatagggagatcgggccttaaaccaccacgcgggcccaatgcggattgttTGTGtctaagtatttttgtttaaaaacgaTGGAGTAGCGCGACCCATGTGTAAATCTCGTGAACATCCCACTGTCTCTGTTATCGTTGCTTATCTCCTGTTTCGCTGCATCGCGTGATAATGCATTACATAAATTATGATGTCGACGTTATGTTATTTGTGTTATCAAATTTCAACAGAAAGCAACGGAGAAAATTCAATCTGCTCTTTGACCTAAGTCACAGAACTGAATATGATACCCGACATAATACTTAGGTATATATGCTTCAGTTAATAACATTTTTGttatgaaacaatattttttctctgTCATTCTTCCgattagtgatgtttaggagatagccgacAGGTTGGCATTCGACCatggctatctcctaaacatcaccaATCGGAAGAATGtaagagattttttttcttgtttcatatttttcacaGCGcgatttttctttttcctttttattttttaaacttttctttttatttataataataaagtttaattcTCGCAGGCACATTAGATGAACATTAAACTGACTCTTTTTTGTTATGAGGAGTGgaccgtttatttttttttcctctcTCAATTATAAAAAACCTATCCATATTATTTTACTAATGGGTACATTATGGGGTGGGTATGGGTATAACGAATTTTGACAATTACACCAATTTTGTATATTAGTATATATTACAATTTTGTAAGATCCAGTTATTCACATAAATAAGATTTTttcttgttatgttatgtgacttGTAGACTTGCCTCGGATGGTGCTCATTTGGTCGacctaaatataaaacaatttgcaaaccaaaattaaatttagaacaGGGGAGTGTGGGTTTGAGGAGGGGTCATTATCCAAtctctccctaacattatccaaTCCAATGAAGAGCGGACTGGTGAATGGTGTGACACCCGTAGATATGATGATAGTTATTCGCGAGACGTGTTcgaggtacctacctaagtgcGTTCGTTCTCAGACGGATCGGCGCCCGCGCACTCACGCGTCGCTTTTCGTAGACTCTCCATACTAAAATCCGTGGTACTTGCTGAAATATTTTTAGTACTTAAAATAAGTGAGTTAGCTTGTAAAATGACTACGGACACTAGCCCCGCTTTAAAACAAGACCAAAAAATGAGTAAGTTTTTATTAAAGATGCGTTAATGTgatatatttaaatacttaagcgAGGACTTATGCCATATTTtgctgttttaaaaaaaatcttttgtataattttgtcCTTCACGGTTACTATACGTACTCTAGGTAACAGTAATTTTGCATACTAATAGgagtaaaatacaaattttgcatataataactacatttaATGTTTTCAACTTTTTAAAGTCTCTCAGaaaatttaagaattttaagtCACTAAGTAACTTATTTTGTGTTTAGCACACTTACCTGTTACGCCATTTTACAACGTCTAACATGCACTTCTTATGTTGCtctttaaatgtaatttaatgaaACGGAACCTGAATTCAATGTATGATCCTCCTTTTTTACTTAGGGTTGATTCTGGCTTCCGAACCTGACAAATTCGGCCCATGCTCCTATTAttccataaaaaagaaaatatgaaattaataataataaataaaattctttgtTTCAGTGTTGGAGAACGAAACTAAAGACGTGGAGAGCCAGAAAGTTGCGGAAGACCCACTAACAAAGGCAATCGGAGCCATCGGCAAGTGGCAGATCTGGATATGCTTCGTCGTCTTCCTGGTAAAGTTCCCGGTGGCATGGCACCAGATGAGCATCATATTCCTTGCGCCACCTATGAACTTCACCTGCGTAAGCGAAGCAACAGAAGCAGCCTTATTTGACAACCAGTGCCAAGCTACGTGTTCAAAGTACGAATACGACCATAGCATCTTCCAAGAGACTATCATATCGCAATGGGACCTGGTCTGCGACCGAGCCTGGCTCAAGAACCTCACGCAGACAATATTCATGCTCGGGATTCTCGTTGGCAACATGGTGTTTGGACATCTTTCCGACAGGTCAGTATTGGTTACTAAATAGTAAATATTTCTTATTCATCGGATCTTTAACATTCTCCTGCGGTCCAGATTTAAATTAAACAATGTGGTTTGGATTTCAAAAGGACTTCCTGCCTTAAGACCATTATGTAGttgatgaaatataaattacttcCGGTCATGTTATTGATTAAATGATAATGATATAAAAACGAtatctaaaattttcatttatataaagCGAACGATATAAATTGTGTATCATCTGGTAAACCAATTAGGTTTATGTTTCTGCAATCTAAGGTCCGAAATTGATTGATTTAAATTGTATGCTTATTGATAATGTGCGGAAGTGATTGTATATGCGGAACTAATAAATAATCTCAAATCCATTTTACTTTTCATTAATTGAGGTGTCTCATAAATGGCAATTTTGACGTGGGTGCTGCAACTCAAAATTTATGTGCTCGGGTCAGGCTGACTAAATTGGCATATCCTGGGCATTTAGAGAGATTCGTCTTCAGCTTCACTTCGAAGTTCCGGATGTGATTACTTTAGCAAACGTTTAAGTATTAGGACACTGTCCTATTTTTAGCATTGAGGAACACTCAATTTCGGGTAGAGAGTAGAATATTATAGATAAGTAGTAGAACTCTCAATTTGTGCCACCTGTCAGAATCATGATGCTTAAACTactaatttgtaaataatatgtaaaacGTGTCACGACGATAAGGCTATGAGATGTTGTCATAGAAGATTAAAGTCTGTGACATATTATTGACCTTACAACTATTGCATCTCCGCAATGAAATCAGACTACACGACAATAATAAAGCATCACATATCTCCCTTATGTTGACGCAATTAACCAATCAATGTTTTACGCAATTATCTACGTCAGAACTCCGCCTTATTTGAATTAATTACGCATGTTTTAATTTACGTACTTATTCAAACGTTTATTCTTTATTAACGGCAACTAATATTTGAATGTTTCCAGGTTTGGGAGACGCATGCCGTTCCTGGCAGCTGTATTCCTTCAACTGATATCCGGTGTAACAACAGCGTACTCCGTCAACTGGTACATGTTCACGGCACTGCGGTTCTTGCTCGCAGTCGCTACCGGAGGCACCATGGTCACGAGCTTCGTCCTAACTATGGAGCTCATCGGAGCTAAGTACCGAGAAACGGTCGGAATCATCTACCAAATTCCATTCAATCTCGGCCATCTTTCGCTACCGTTGTTCGGCTACTACCTTCGAGACTGGAGCACGTTCCAACTGGCGATATCTCTGCCATCCATCCTGTTCCTGAGCTACTACTACCTGCTACCTGAATCGCCGAGATGGCTTATGACTGCCGGCAGGACTGACGAAGCTGTCAAAATCATGGAAGTGGCAGCTAAGAGgtgaatattaaaaaatatactaaatgaaTGATTTAATTAACCAACGTCGAATAATTACGTGTTCAATTAGTTTTattgtgaaatattttgatataggtattttaaataGATACAAACTTATACTTGTGTAGTCTTTTAGCTCTAAAGAATTAGCAATGATTACGATCTTCTGGTTGTTCTTTCTTCTCCTTTCACAgtactaataataattcatcTTATTTTCAGAAACGGTCGCCCTACAGAAAACATAGCGTCATCCACACAAAAGATGATTGTAGACGTCGGCGGCAAGCATGAGGATCACGCGACGTTCATAGCGTTGTTCCGCACACCGAAGCTGCGCGCACGCACCCTCGCCATCTGCTTCAACTGGTTCGTCTGCGGACTCTGCTTTTTCGGAGTCTCCCAGTACATCGGACATGTCTCCGGAAATATTTTCACCAATGTCGCCATCTCAGCCGCTATTCAGGTACTGATTGGCTTACTTACCTATAGCTTATTAGTGTCCTATCGAAAtataagtagtatttttttctaaGTCTGTGTGTCATCAATCAATGACATTACTAATAACATAATGTTCTATTGTTGAATGACGTTGTTGATGCCCATCAGCGGTGAACCTCCTTACATGACTGTCTGACCGACAAATAGCGCCTGCTCTAAGTTTAGTAGCAAACTGTGTTAGAGTGTGTAATAAGAAAAACTTTAGGATAAATCTCAGATAAGCGTATCTGTGAAAAAAATAGTCGTGTTTctctttaatatttattcaaatttatactcctaaagaaatatattataagaGGGACGAAACATTTCGACCTTTTGTTATCGTTTTATTTCAATGATAATGTTTTACTTCCAGGTTCCTGGCACCTTGATATCCATCTACGCGAACAGAATCCTCGGCCGTAAAATTACGCTCATCTGCTCCAACTGCGTCACTGGGTTCAGTTGCATCCTCATCACCATCGTGCCGCAATCCAGCGCCAGCCACCTCACCCTCGGCTGCATAGGACTATGGGGCATGAGCATATCCTTCGCTACTGTCTATCTATACGCCGGAGAAATATTCCCAACAGTTGTCAGAAACTCCGGAGTAGGCCTGTCTTCTACTGTAGCCAGAATAGGTTCCATGGTAGCACCCTTCGTCGCTACTCTATCCCACACCAGTCCACTATTACCTCCTATTACTTTTGGAATAATTCCTTTAATCGGAGCTGGACTATGTGTCATATTGCCTGACACTCGTGGGAAGAAACTCCCCGATACGTTGGAGGAAGGTGAAGCGTAGAATTCTCCGAGATCTCTTGTTAAGCTTAAGAGGCTTTTAAGCTAAAGTATTCGTTGTGCCTTGCGTGAGGAATGTTTGTTATGATATAATACTAAGTAAGAAGtttaataaagttataaagacGACGCGAGTACTAATATAATGTTTCAAGGACTTCTCTGAAAAGCCTTTTCTAAATATAACTGGATTGAACAATGAACACGTTTTACAACAATTTTACATGCTGTAGTGCCTTATTCCAGTGTTAGGATTGTAAGAAGTCTATGTACATAGGCTGTGATATTTAAATTAGGATTAagtaaaatgttataaatataatatgtttaataatgatttacatggtatttatttacttcaacATTATCTTCATTCATCTTTCCTATGCAACCTCACGTTTCCTGTTTGTAAAATACTTGTAGTGGATAGCCGAAGACAATATAATTACTACTGACGGATAGAAGTTTGTAtgagattgaaaaaaaaactgtttttaaaCATCCGAATTACCTGCTTTGTCCCCAGAGTATAAATAATTCAACTTATTATTAGTGGAATTATTTACCGACAGAGCATCTACATCACTCAGTAAAAGAACGAAATGTTCTTCACACTTATTAAATTAACTACCTCACTAGTTACTTTGCTCTAACATGTagtttctgacgtgacttattgtagatttgccgcaaacggcattaaccacttgaccggacaaatggggagcgctgagggctttcacccaggcgctgatggctctcactcggttttattgtaacaacatGCAGTAGACTTGGTATATGTAGTATTTATTCAACAACTTCTTCAAATATTTATCTTTCATAAACCGAGCACGTAAtatacaggatattagtgacattgcaacgaaaactttgagggattcagactatttcagaccatgattttgaattgataccaagtggatttttaccgaatttttttttttgcaaagtatggcaatgaaaataattaaaaaaaaacacgaagtacattttttatgaaatttccgacaggaaattccacttgatatcaacttaggatcatggtctgaatcatccctctcagtattggATACGGTGTTACTAACGTATGGCTAGCTGTACGGTCACGTGtactatgtatacactttgaaaccatgtcacattaacttttttgacaaattaaaccgtaagtctcattaaatttcaaatatgatagtgcgacagggttctaaaatggtacctacatgatattgctcatgactgtacgtacttgtacggggtgtaagtgacatcataacgaatactgaagggaatgattcagcttagtggaattttcatgatgttttcgtgtttttttttatatttttaattctatacttttgtatagaatgtcactaacaccctgtattattatcTTCGTGCAGTCAATAAATTCTACTTACGAGATAATAATGGTTAATTCGTGACGCTTCTTTACTCCAGATGTTTCACTTTATGGTAGTCaattaacaatttaaattaacacCTGTGGCATTTAAGCATTGGACGTGttacagtatattattatttttacaataaaataaatctgaGCCGTACCTGCGCCAGGGGTTGCAACAATTGTACAAAGTAAGAAATCTATTTTATAGTCAGGGtataataggtacaaaaatacatacttgtcggcgttagttatgaattaagaagagaaattgatcaaatcggaaaataaaatgaagttacatcacttccgttatgaagttgcatcactccgacggcaggtggcgtacggccagagctgagtGAAGTCGACAGAGTCACTACGGAGCCGttgtgtcgagcggacgtgcactgccgttctagtcgggcagtctaccgcgaaccatcgtcttgagcggacgtgtcgaataattacgatcggaacgtggagtgctatagtcgctcac
Encoded proteins:
- the LOC126371263 gene encoding organic cation transporter protein-like isoform X2, translated to MLENETKDVESQKVAEDPLTKAIGAIGKWQIWICFVVFLVKFPVAWHQMSIIFLAPPMNFTCVSEATEAALFDNQCQATCSKYEYDHSIFQETIISQWDLVCDRAWLKNLTQTIFMLGILVGNMVFGHLSDRFGRRMPFLAAVFLQLISGVTTAYSVNWYMFTALRFLLAVATGGTMVTSFVLTMELIGAKYRETVGIIYQIPFNLGHLSLPLFGYYLRDWSTFQLAISLPSILFLSYYYLLPESPRWLMTAGRTDEAVKIMEVAAKRNGRPTENIASSTQKMIVDVGGKHEDHATFIALFRTPKLRARTLAICFNWFVCGLCFFGVSQYIGHVSGNIFTNVAISAAIQVPGTLISIYANRILGRKITLICSNCVTGFSCILITIVPQSSASHLTLGCIGLWGMSISFATVYLYAGEIFPTVVRNSGVGLSSTVARIGSMVAPFVATLSHTSPLLPPITFGIIPLIGAGLCVILPDTRGKKLPDTLEEGEA
- the LOC126371263 gene encoding organic cation transporter protein-like isoform X1, which translates into the protein MTTDTSPALKQDQKMMLENETKDVESQKVAEDPLTKAIGAIGKWQIWICFVVFLVKFPVAWHQMSIIFLAPPMNFTCVSEATEAALFDNQCQATCSKYEYDHSIFQETIISQWDLVCDRAWLKNLTQTIFMLGILVGNMVFGHLSDRFGRRMPFLAAVFLQLISGVTTAYSVNWYMFTALRFLLAVATGGTMVTSFVLTMELIGAKYRETVGIIYQIPFNLGHLSLPLFGYYLRDWSTFQLAISLPSILFLSYYYLLPESPRWLMTAGRTDEAVKIMEVAAKRNGRPTENIASSTQKMIVDVGGKHEDHATFIALFRTPKLRARTLAICFNWFVCGLCFFGVSQYIGHVSGNIFTNVAISAAIQVPGTLISIYANRILGRKITLICSNCVTGFSCILITIVPQSSASHLTLGCIGLWGMSISFATVYLYAGEIFPTVVRNSGVGLSSTVARIGSMVAPFVATLSHTSPLLPPITFGIIPLIGAGLCVILPDTRGKKLPDTLEEGEA